A genomic stretch from Antarcticibacterium flavum includes:
- a CDS encoding fasciclin domain-containing protein has product MIRSYKFLAVALISIISFTACEDKEKKEQAESERMEMEQMEAEREAEMRANEEKMEMESNSIAAKAMGTEQLSTLVSALQAAELAQMMKEEAGPFTVFAPTNDAFAKIDQATLENLLKPENKEQLQTVLKYHVVSGEVMASDLAQQISANNGTYSFSTVEGAELTATMQGDNIVIKDGNGQTANIVQADVDASNGVVHIIDAVVMKKS; this is encoded by the coding sequence ATGATAAGATCTTATAAATTTTTAGCAGTTGCCCTTATTTCTATAATCTCTTTTACAGCCTGTGAGGACAAGGAGAAAAAAGAACAGGCAGAGAGTGAAAGAATGGAAATGGAGCAAATGGAAGCCGAAAGAGAGGCCGAAATGCGAGCCAATGAAGAAAAAATGGAAATGGAATCCAATTCCATCGCCGCCAAAGCAATGGGTACAGAGCAATTAAGCACTTTGGTAAGTGCGCTACAAGCTGCTGAGCTGGCACAAATGATGAAAGAAGAAGCGGGACCCTTCACCGTGTTTGCTCCTACCAATGATGCATTCGCTAAAATTGACCAGGCTACTTTAGAAAATCTTTTAAAGCCTGAAAATAAGGAGCAGTTGCAAACTGTTTTAAAATATCACGTTGTTTCCGGGGAAGTTATGGCTTCAGACCTTGCTCAACAAATTTCTGCCAACAATGGAACCTATAGTTTCTCAACAGTGGAAGGAGCTGAATTAACAGCGACCATGCAAGGTGACAATATCGTCATTAAAGATGGAAACGGTCAAACCGCCAACATCGTACAGGCAGATGTGGACGCTTCAAATGGTGTGGTACATATTATAGATGCAGTAGTTATGAAAAAGTCATAG
- a CDS encoding Hsp20/alpha crystallin family protein: protein MSNLMKRNGFWPATSTVDQFLNDSFFNWRNEMSGIAASPKTNIRETDDEFLVEMAAPGMKRDDFHVELDNDMLKIWTEKEQTNEDNNESYTRREFSYESFSRSFYLPNTVEADKIKAKYEDGMLRLMIPKKEEAKRKPPRTIKIS, encoded by the coding sequence ATGAGCAATTTGATGAAGAGAAACGGATTTTGGCCTGCAACATCTACTGTAGACCAATTTTTAAATGACAGTTTTTTTAACTGGCGTAATGAGATGAGCGGGATCGCTGCCTCTCCCAAAACAAATATCAGGGAGACAGATGATGAATTCCTCGTAGAGATGGCAGCGCCCGGGATGAAACGGGATGATTTCCACGTAGAACTGGACAATGACATGCTAAAGATCTGGACAGAAAAAGAACAAACAAACGAGGATAATAATGAGTCCTATACAAGAAGGGAGTTTAGCTATGAATCCTTTTCCAGGTCCTTCTATCTGCCTAACACCGTGGAAGCAGATAAGATCAAAGCCAAATACGAGGATGGCATGCTGCGGTTGATGATCCCAAAAAAGGAGGAAGCTAAAAGAAAGCCTCCAAGAACCATTAAGATCTCCTAA
- a CDS encoding M16 family metallopeptidase: protein MRQFKFRLMALIMPLVFVAFVSCDKAQGNENDTQDEGLSVKFEKYELENGLNIVLHQDKSDPIVSVAIQYGVGSNREKKGRTGFAHLFEHMLFQESENVGQDQFFKKIQDVGGTLNGGTWQDGTIYYEVVPKNALEMVMWLEADRMGYFINTVTESAFANQQEVVQNEKRQRVDNNPYGHTNWVIDKHLYPDGHPYSWQVIGELEDLQSATVEDVKEFYDKFYGPNNATLVIAGDFEKAEAKELVEKYFGEIKRRQEVEPMEVQYASLNETKRLYHEDNFATAPQLNMVWPAVEQYSKDAYALDFLGEILSQGKKAPLYRVLVKDRKLTSRPFAYNNPGEIAGQFRISVTANSGVDLDSIEAGINEAFALFEEEGVTERDIERIKAGLETDFYNGISSVLGKSFQLARYDVFKNDPGFITQDVENIKAVTKEDVIRVYNEYIKGQPFVLTSFVPKGQLELIAANSEKAEVVEEEITENVQTEVVDTEQEIEKTPSKIDRSKQPEVGEAPGLDVPDSWREELSNQMKVYGIEQTELPLVNFSIVLEGGHMLDDLTKNGVANLMTDIMMEGTANKTPEELEEEIDLLGANINMYTSNESIIIRGNTLKRNFDKTMDLVQEILLEPRWDEEEFDRIKTSTINGIKRNEANPNVIARNVYNKILYGEDHPFAHPVSGTVESVEAITIQDLKDFYNRNFSPSVSRAHIVGDVSKAETLAALKGLESGWEAKEVNIPEYEIAGDRDKASLYFVDVPDAKQSVIQIGYIALPRTSEDFYPAEVMNYKLGGSFSGNVNLILREEKGYTYGARSGFSGSKIPGTFTASSSVRTNTTGESVDIFRNAIKEYKQGISEEDLEFTKNALIKSNALRFETQGSLLGMLQEMSAYGLEPDYIEKEEEIVGAMTLEQHKELANKYLDESKMAYLVVGDAATQFEQFTDMGFDEVKLLDKNGEEVELTQVKM from the coding sequence ATGAGACAATTTAAGTTTAGGCTAATGGCACTCATCATGCCCTTAGTATTTGTAGCTTTTGTTTCCTGTGACAAAGCTCAGGGGAATGAAAATGATACGCAGGATGAAGGTTTATCGGTCAAATTCGAAAAGTATGAACTGGAGAACGGGCTTAACATAGTCCTTCACCAGGACAAGTCAGATCCCATAGTATCTGTAGCCATACAATATGGTGTGGGATCCAACCGGGAGAAAAAAGGACGTACAGGTTTTGCCCATTTATTCGAGCACATGCTCTTCCAGGAGTCTGAAAATGTGGGACAGGACCAGTTCTTCAAGAAGATCCAGGATGTTGGAGGAACCCTGAATGGGGGAACCTGGCAGGACGGGACCATCTACTATGAGGTGGTACCAAAGAACGCTCTGGAAATGGTAATGTGGCTGGAGGCCGACAGGATGGGATATTTCATCAACACGGTAACAGAATCTGCTTTTGCAAATCAGCAGGAAGTGGTACAGAATGAGAAACGCCAGCGTGTGGACAATAATCCTTACGGCCATACCAACTGGGTAATCGACAAGCATCTATATCCAGATGGACACCCTTACAGCTGGCAGGTAATTGGAGAACTTGAGGATCTTCAAAGTGCTACCGTTGAGGACGTGAAGGAATTCTATGATAAATTCTACGGGCCAAATAACGCGACCCTTGTTATAGCCGGGGATTTTGAAAAAGCTGAAGCCAAGGAGCTGGTAGAAAAATATTTTGGTGAAATAAAAAGACGCCAGGAAGTAGAGCCAATGGAAGTACAATATGCTTCACTTAATGAGACAAAACGTTTATATCACGAAGACAATTTTGCCACCGCACCACAGCTTAATATGGTTTGGCCGGCAGTAGAACAATACAGCAAAGATGCCTATGCCCTGGATTTTCTTGGAGAGATCCTTTCCCAGGGGAAGAAGGCTCCTCTTTACAGGGTTCTTGTGAAGGACAGGAAGTTAACCTCGAGGCCTTTTGCTTACAACAATCCCGGCGAGATCGCAGGACAATTCAGGATATCTGTGACCGCAAATAGCGGAGTGGATCTGGATAGTATCGAGGCAGGGATCAATGAAGCTTTTGCTCTTTTTGAGGAAGAAGGAGTGACAGAGAGGGATATTGAGCGAATCAAAGCCGGCCTGGAAACAGACTTTTATAACGGTATAAGCAGTGTGCTTGGAAAATCCTTCCAGCTGGCACGTTATGATGTTTTTAAAAATGATCCGGGATTCATCACCCAGGACGTGGAAAATATCAAAGCTGTTACTAAGGAAGATGTAATTAGGGTTTATAATGAGTATATAAAAGGACAACCTTTTGTACTTACCAGTTTCGTTCCTAAAGGACAGCTGGAACTCATAGCTGCAAATTCTGAAAAAGCAGAAGTGGTAGAGGAAGAGATCACAGAGAATGTACAAACAGAGGTAGTGGATACCGAGCAGGAGATCGAGAAGACACCTTCAAAGATAGACCGTTCCAAACAACCTGAAGTTGGGGAAGCTCCCGGTCTTGATGTTCCGGATTCATGGAGAGAGGAATTGAGTAACCAAATGAAAGTATATGGTATTGAGCAAACAGAGCTGCCACTTGTTAATTTCAGTATTGTACTGGAAGGAGGGCATATGCTGGATGATCTTACCAAAAATGGGGTTGCAAACCTTATGACAGATATCATGATGGAAGGTACCGCCAATAAAACCCCGGAAGAGCTGGAGGAAGAGATTGACCTGCTGGGGGCCAATATCAATATGTACACTTCCAACGAATCCATCATTATTCGTGGTAATACCCTTAAGCGCAATTTTGATAAGACTATGGACCTTGTACAGGAGATCCTGCTTGAACCACGTTGGGATGAAGAGGAATTTGACCGCATCAAGACCAGCACCATAAATGGCATCAAGAGAAATGAGGCAAATCCTAACGTAATAGCCAGGAATGTCTATAATAAGATACTTTATGGTGAGGATCATCCTTTTGCACATCCTGTTTCGGGGACTGTAGAGAGCGTGGAAGCAATAACGATCCAGGATCTTAAGGACTTTTACAATCGCAATTTCTCACCTTCTGTGAGCCGTGCGCATATAGTTGGTGATGTTTCAAAAGCTGAAACACTTGCCGCTCTTAAAGGTCTGGAATCTGGCTGGGAAGCCAAAGAAGTGAACATTCCGGAATATGAGATCGCCGGTGACCGCGATAAGGCATCCTTATATTTCGTGGATGTGCCAGATGCCAAGCAATCTGTTATTCAAATAGGATATATAGCCCTTCCAAGGACCAGTGAGGATTTCTATCCGGCAGAGGTGATGAACTATAAACTTGGAGGTTCTTTCTCAGGGAATGTAAACCTCATCCTTAGAGAAGAAAAAGGATACACTTATGGGGCACGTTCAGGATTCAGCGGCTCCAAGATCCCGGGTACCTTTACAGCTTCTTCCAGTGTAAGGACAAATACCACAGGAGAGTCTGTAGATATCTTCAGAAATGCGATAAAGGAGTACAAGCAGGGTATTTCTGAAGAAGACCTTGAGTTTACGAAAAATGCGTTAATCAAATCCAATGCTTTGAGATTTGAGACCCAGGGATCGCTACTTGGAATGCTTCAGGAAATGAGTGCATATGGCCTGGAGCCAGATTATATCGAAAAGGAAGAAGAGATCGTGGGCGCTATGACCCTCGAGCAGCATAAGGAGCTTGCCAACAAATACCTGGATGAGTCCAAGATGGCTTACCTCGTAGTTGGTGATGCCGCCACGCAGTTTGAACAGTTCACAGATATGGGCTTTGATGAGGTGAAACTTCTGGATAAGAATGGCGAGGAAGTGGAACTCACGCAAGTAAAAATGTAA
- a CDS encoding glycoside hydrolase family 97 protein gives MKNLIFFTLIWLGAISISIAQTLTSPDGNLEMEFSLIESGTPAYQLSYKNREVIKQSTLGLELKNDEHSLLNNFSILETKESSFDEVWEPVWGEESEIRNHYNELEVYLEQEETNRQMVIRFRLFDDGLGFRYEFPSQENLGHFIIKEEKTQFAMTGDHTAFWIAGDYDTQEYDYTESKLSEIRERMSSSVTANLSQTSFSPTGVQTSLMLKTDDGLYINLHEAALIDYSTMHLDLDDENFIFTSWLTPDVTGDKVYMIAPGKSPWRTIIVSDDARDILASRITYNLNEPIAIEDPSWIKPMKYIGVWWEMITGKSTWHYTNDFPAVKLGETNFEAATPNETHGATTENVKKHIDFAAEHGFDGVLVEGWNVGWEDWFGNSKDYVFDFVTSYPDFDLEEVRDYAKSKGVEMIMHHETSSSVRNYERHMDQAYQFMKDNGYNAVKSGYVGDILPRGENHYSQWLVNHYQYAIEKAAEYEVMVNAHEAVRPTGVARTYPNLIANESARGQEYQAFGGSKPNHVTVLPFTRLIGGPMDYTPGIFEMDISKLNPENNSWVNSTIANQLGLYVTMYSPLQMAADLPENYERFMDAFQFIKDVAIDWEKSVYLEAEPGYYLTIARKEKGSSNWFVGNVNGNESRTSRIKFDFLEPGKTYIATIYSDAKDAHYRNNAQAYEIRKVVVNNRSKLNQLSVPGGGYAISIMEAGKGETRGLKKL, from the coding sequence ATGAAGAACTTAATATTTTTCACACTTATCTGGCTTGGTGCTATAAGCATTTCCATAGCACAAACCCTTACCTCACCAGACGGAAACCTTGAAATGGAATTTTCACTTATAGAAAGTGGAACCCCTGCCTACCAGTTATCTTACAAGAATAGGGAGGTGATCAAACAAAGTACTCTTGGACTGGAACTTAAGAATGACGAACATTCCCTGTTGAATAATTTTTCTATTCTGGAAACAAAGGAATCCAGTTTTGATGAGGTGTGGGAACCGGTTTGGGGGGAAGAGAGTGAAATACGCAACCACTATAATGAGCTTGAGGTATACCTGGAGCAGGAAGAGACCAATAGGCAAATGGTCATACGCTTCAGGTTATTTGATGACGGGCTTGGATTTCGCTACGAATTCCCGTCACAGGAAAACCTGGGTCATTTTATAATAAAGGAAGAGAAGACACAATTTGCAATGACTGGTGACCATACCGCCTTCTGGATTGCGGGAGATTATGATACCCAGGAATATGATTATACAGAATCAAAACTTTCAGAAATAAGAGAAAGAATGAGCAGCTCTGTAACAGCAAATCTTTCTCAAACCTCTTTTTCACCTACAGGAGTACAAACTTCTTTAATGCTAAAGACAGATGATGGGCTATATATAAATTTGCACGAAGCAGCCCTTATCGATTATTCTACCATGCACCTGGACCTGGACGATGAGAATTTTATTTTCACCTCCTGGCTAACGCCAGATGTTACCGGGGATAAGGTTTATATGATCGCTCCTGGAAAAAGCCCCTGGCGTACTATTATTGTAAGTGACGATGCACGGGACATTCTTGCCTCCAGGATCACTTATAATTTGAATGAACCAATTGCTATTGAAGACCCTTCCTGGATAAAGCCCATGAAGTATATAGGAGTATGGTGGGAAATGATCACAGGCAAAAGCACCTGGCATTATACCAATGATTTCCCTGCAGTAAAACTTGGGGAAACAAATTTTGAAGCAGCCACACCCAATGAGACTCATGGTGCAACTACAGAGAATGTAAAGAAACATATAGATTTTGCAGCAGAGCATGGTTTTGACGGGGTGTTGGTAGAAGGCTGGAATGTTGGCTGGGAAGATTGGTTCGGGAACTCCAAAGATTACGTTTTTGACTTTGTAACCTCCTATCCAGATTTTGACCTGGAAGAGGTGAGGGATTATGCAAAAAGTAAAGGAGTCGAAATGATCATGCACCACGAAACTTCCTCTTCAGTAAGAAATTATGAAAGGCATATGGACCAGGCATATCAGTTCATGAAGGATAACGGGTACAATGCGGTTAAGAGTGGATATGTGGGGGATATCCTTCCACGTGGGGAGAACCATTACAGCCAATGGCTGGTAAACCATTATCAATATGCTATTGAAAAAGCGGCAGAATATGAAGTGATGGTAAATGCCCACGAAGCTGTGCGTCCTACAGGGGTAGCACGTACCTATCCAAACCTTATAGCAAATGAAAGTGCCCGGGGGCAGGAGTACCAGGCATTTGGAGGTTCAAAACCCAATCACGTGACTGTACTGCCTTTTACACGTTTAATTGGAGGCCCTATGGATTACACACCGGGAATCTTTGAAATGGACATTAGTAAACTGAATCCCGAAAACAATTCCTGGGTGAACAGCACTATTGCAAATCAGCTGGGATTATATGTAACTATGTACTCCCCATTGCAAATGGCTGCCGACCTGCCTGAGAATTATGAGCGCTTCATGGACGCTTTTCAGTTTATTAAAGATGTTGCCATAGATTGGGAAAAAAGTGTTTACCTCGAAGCCGAACCGGGTTATTATCTGACCATCGCCAGGAAAGAAAAGGGAAGCAGCAACTGGTTTGTAGGTAACGTGAATGGGAATGAGAGCAGAACATCAAGGATTAAATTCGACTTCCTGGAGCCGGGAAAAACTTATATCGCCACAATATATTCAGATGCTAAAGACGCGCATTACAGGAACAATGCCCAGGCATACGAAATACGTAAGGTGGTGGTGAACAATAGATCAAAATTAAATCAACTTTCAGTTCCGGGTGGTGGGTACGCTATTAGCATTATGGAAGCCGGTAAAGGTGAAACCAGGGGATTAAAAAAACTTTAG
- a CDS encoding transporter substrate-binding domain-containing protein → MKFKALGIPFFILLLLFTTSSPAQTSMPASNEKLVIGVTPTPPFITVENGRFSGLSISSWKLVNQQLDLDFEYKVYSSLTALMTAVETGEVDFSINPITVTDSRMERLDFSQPYFISHTGVAKKSDTSIWTYLANIFSWNFISAILILIGVIFIFGFLVWIFERKRNPEQFGGGTRGLLQSFWWSAVTMTTVGYGDKAPLTLGGRVIGVIWMFMAIIMISSLTAGIASSLTVQSIYDEINSVQDLNRFDVVTVSGSSALELLEQYNITSDDVPNVQEGIQGILDDNYSLFVYDQPILKV, encoded by the coding sequence ATGAAATTCAAAGCATTAGGTATCCCATTCTTCATTTTACTCTTACTCTTTACAACATCCTCACCTGCCCAGACCAGCATGCCAGCTTCCAACGAAAAATTAGTGATAGGTGTTACTCCCACCCCTCCCTTTATCACAGTGGAGAATGGCAGGTTCTCCGGCCTTAGTATATCCTCCTGGAAACTGGTCAACCAGCAACTGGATCTTGATTTTGAGTACAAGGTCTATTCTTCTTTGACAGCTTTGATGACAGCTGTAGAGACCGGGGAGGTTGATTTCAGTATTAATCCCATCACGGTAACAGACAGCCGCATGGAACGCCTGGACTTCTCCCAGCCTTACTTTATTTCTCATACGGGGGTTGCAAAAAAATCTGATACCAGCATATGGACCTACCTTGCCAATATTTTCAGCTGGAATTTCATCTCGGCCATTCTTATCCTTATTGGAGTGATATTCATTTTTGGATTCCTTGTTTGGATCTTTGAGAGAAAACGGAATCCGGAGCAATTTGGAGGTGGGACACGTGGCTTATTACAGAGTTTTTGGTGGAGTGCGGTTACAATGACCACGGTAGGATATGGAGACAAGGCTCCTTTGACCCTGGGAGGCCGGGTAATTGGGGTTATCTGGATGTTCATGGCCATAATAATGATCTCCAGCTTAACGGCTGGGATAGCCTCCTCACTTACCGTACAAAGCATTTATGATGAAATAAATTCTGTCCAGGACCTTAACCGGTTTGACGTGGTTACAGTTTCGGGTTCAAGCGCGCTGGAACTACTGGAACAGTATAATATCACCAGTGATGATGTCCCGAATGTTCAGGAAGGAATACAGGGGATTCTTGATGACAATTACAGCCTGTTCGTTTATGATCAACCTATATTAAAAGTATGA
- a CDS encoding riboflavin synthase translates to MFTGIVEELGEVIETRRENDNLHITVAAQMASELKIDQSVAHNGVCLTVVKADAGTYTVTAIKETLDKTNLGKLEIGQAVNLERGMKLGARLDGHIVQGHVDQTGICKSIKEENGSWVFTFEYDPSLSNITIEKGSITINGVSLTVVNSKKHQFSVAIIPYTYNNTTFKHLKEGATVNLEFDVIGKYVKRLTELS, encoded by the coding sequence ATGTTTACCGGAATTGTTGAAGAACTAGGAGAAGTGATAGAAACCAGGAGAGAAAATGACAATCTCCATATAACAGTGGCAGCTCAAATGGCTTCAGAGCTAAAAATAGACCAAAGTGTAGCTCATAATGGGGTATGTCTTACTGTAGTTAAGGCCGATGCCGGTACTTATACAGTGACCGCCATTAAAGAAACCCTTGATAAGACAAACCTGGGAAAATTGGAAATTGGCCAGGCTGTTAACCTGGAGCGGGGAATGAAACTGGGAGCCCGCCTCGATGGCCATATAGTCCAGGGCCACGTTGACCAAACCGGGATCTGCAAAAGTATCAAAGAGGAAAACGGCAGCTGGGTTTTCACCTTTGAGTATGACCCCAGCTTATCCAATATCACCATTGAAAAGGGATCTATAACCATAAATGGGGTAAGCCTTACTGTGGTGAATTCTAAAAAGCATCAATTTAGCGTTGCCATTATTCCATATACCTACAACAACACCACCTTTAAACATCTTAAAGAAGGAGCTACTGTAAATCTTGAGTTTGATGTTATAGGGAAATATGTAAAACGGTTGACAGAGCTTTCCTAA
- the pdxA gene encoding 4-hydroxythreonine-4-phosphate dehydrogenase PdxA, whose protein sequence is MKSGQKIKLGISIGDLNGIGGEIVLKTFDDSRMLDFCTPVIFASVKTLSFLKKHFDLGINIHGVDEVSQVIEGKINVVNVWKENVNINFGEEDPAIGKYAFRSLEAATKALKNDEIDVLVTAPINKNTIQSEDFNFPGHTDYLAKELEGDSLMFMVTDKLKVGLLTDHVALKDIANVITPQLIEKKIEIIHKTLQQDFRISKPKIAVLGINPHSGDNGLIGKEDETILKPTLQKIRDKGKLVFGPFAADSFFGSKNHENFDAVIASYHDQGLIPFKTLSFGEGVNYTAGLKKVRTSPDHGTAFEIAGKNTANINSFKEAVFKALEIYKTRKEYKKLTRNPLKKQGKKI, encoded by the coding sequence ATGAAGTCTGGTCAAAAGATAAAACTTGGAATTAGTATAGGAGACCTAAACGGAATTGGAGGAGAGATCGTCCTAAAGACTTTTGACGACTCCCGGATGCTGGATTTTTGTACTCCTGTTATTTTTGCCTCAGTAAAAACCCTGAGTTTCTTAAAGAAACATTTTGACCTTGGTATTAACATTCACGGGGTAGACGAGGTTTCCCAGGTGATCGAGGGCAAGATCAACGTGGTGAATGTTTGGAAGGAAAATGTGAATATCAATTTTGGGGAAGAAGATCCTGCAATTGGAAAATATGCCTTTCGCTCCCTGGAAGCTGCGACCAAAGCCCTTAAAAATGATGAAATAGATGTACTGGTAACAGCTCCAATCAATAAGAATACTATCCAGAGCGAAGATTTTAATTTCCCGGGTCATACAGATTATCTTGCTAAAGAACTTGAAGGAGACAGCCTTATGTTCATGGTAACAGATAAACTTAAGGTGGGATTGCTTACAGATCATGTAGCCCTAAAAGATATTGCCAATGTTATCACCCCTCAACTCATAGAGAAAAAAATAGAGATTATCCATAAAACCCTGCAGCAGGATTTCAGGATCTCAAAGCCAAAGATCGCAGTGCTGGGAATAAATCCGCATAGTGGAGATAACGGGCTTATTGGTAAGGAGGATGAAACGATCTTAAAACCAACACTTCAAAAAATTAGAGATAAGGGGAAGCTGGTATTTGGTCCCTTTGCTGCCGATAGCTTTTTTGGGTCAAAGAACCACGAGAACTTTGACGCTGTTATAGCTTCCTATCATGACCAGGGGCTCATCCCTTTTAAAACCCTTTCTTTTGGAGAAGGAGTAAACTACACTGCCGGCCTTAAAAAAGTAAGGACTTCTCCAGACCACGGGACGGCCTTTGAAATCGCAGGCAAGAACACCGCCAATATCAACAGTTTTAAGGAGGCGGTTTTTAAAGCCCTGGAGATCTATAAAACGAGGAAAGAATATAAAAAACTCACCAGGAATCCCCTTAAAAAACAGGGAAAAAAGATATAA
- a CDS encoding YceD family protein: protein MRKLAAFTIPFVGLKLGSHGFDYQVDKEFFEHFEYEDFNDADVKVKLVLEKKPTMLELTFAATGVVNVNCDLTNEPFDQPVEGDLRLVVKFGDELNEDNEELLILPHGEYQINVAQYIYEMIVLSVPLKRVHPGVLDGSLESDVLEKLEELSPKEAGESNEKENEEEIDPRWNKLKNLLNDK, encoded by the coding sequence ATGAGGAAACTAGCAGCGTTTACAATTCCATTTGTGGGATTGAAACTAGGCAGCCACGGGTTTGATTACCAGGTGGATAAAGAGTTCTTTGAGCACTTTGAGTATGAGGATTTTAATGATGCAGATGTGAAGGTTAAGTTGGTGCTTGAAAAAAAACCAACAATGCTGGAACTTACTTTTGCAGCCACGGGAGTTGTAAATGTGAATTGTGATCTTACAAATGAGCCCTTTGACCAACCTGTAGAGGGAGACCTTAGGCTTGTAGTAAAGTTTGGAGACGAACTAAATGAAGATAACGAGGAGCTGCTCATACTGCCACATGGAGAATATCAAATAAATGTAGCTCAATACATTTATGAAATGATCGTTCTCTCTGTACCTTTAAAAAGGGTGCACCCGGGAGTTCTGGACGGGAGTCTGGAGTCTGATGTACTTGAAAAACTGGAAGAACTGAGCCCTAAAGAGGCCGGGGAATCAAATGAGAAGGAAAACGAGGAAGAAATAGACCCTCGCTGGAATAAATTAAAAAACTTATTAAACGATAAATAA
- the rpmF gene encoding 50S ribosomal protein L32 yields MAHPKRKTSKTRRDKRRTHYKASVPQIAKDPTTGEAHLYHRAHWHEGKLYYRGQVLIDNTEEVEA; encoded by the coding sequence ATGGCACATCCTAAGAGAAAGACCTCGAAAACCAGAAGAGATAAAAGAAGAACGCATTATAAAGCTTCTGTTCCACAAATCGCCAAAGATCCTACAACAGGAGAAGCGCATTTGTATCACAGGGCTCACTGGCATGAAGGAAAACTTTATTACCGCGGTCAGGTTCTAATCGATAATACAGAAGAAGTAGAAGCTTAA
- a CDS encoding beta-ketoacyl-ACP synthase III, whose protein sequence is MSKNTAAITAVGAYVPEDVLTNQMLEKMVDTNDEWITSRTGIKERRILKDPEKGTSYMAIKAAENLIEKSGIDPTEIDLVLLATVTPDLPVAATAVYVATQIGATNAFAYDLQAACSGFLYGMSTAAAYIEAGRYKKVLLIGADKMSSIIDYTDRTTCIIFGDGAGAVLFEPNYEGLGLQDEYLRSDGIGRHSLKIEAGGSLMPPSEVTVAKKLHFVQQDGKTVFKFAVSNMADVSELIMKRNDLTNNDINWLVAHQANQRIVSATANRMKLEDEKVLMNIERYGNTTSATLPLLLSDFEQQFKKGDNIVFATFGGGFTWGSIYLKWAYNS, encoded by the coding sequence ATGAGTAAAAACACAGCAGCCATTACCGCTGTAGGTGCTTATGTCCCTGAAGATGTATTGACCAACCAGATGCTGGAAAAAATGGTTGATACTAATGACGAATGGATCACTTCCCGCACCGGAATAAAAGAACGCCGCATCCTGAAGGATCCTGAAAAAGGAACCTCTTATATGGCCATCAAGGCCGCCGAGAATTTGATCGAAAAATCGGGTATAGACCCAACAGAGATCGACCTTGTTTTACTTGCAACTGTAACCCCCGACCTTCCTGTGGCGGCAACTGCCGTATATGTCGCAACTCAAATTGGTGCGACAAATGCCTTTGCCTATGACCTGCAGGCTGCCTGTTCGGGTTTTCTCTATGGAATGTCTACTGCCGCCGCATATATCGAGGCAGGACGGTACAAAAAGGTACTATTAATAGGGGCCGATAAAATGTCCTCTATTATTGATTATACAGACAGGACTACCTGTATCATATTTGGAGACGGGGCAGGAGCTGTGCTTTTTGAGCCAAATTATGAAGGGCTTGGACTGCAGGATGAATATTTAAGAAGTGATGGGATAGGAAGACATTCGCTTAAAATTGAGGCGGGTGGTTCTTTGATGCCACCTTCTGAAGTGACAGTGGCCAAAAAATTGCATTTTGTGCAACAGGATGGTAAAACTGTTTTCAAATTTGCGGTTTCAAATATGGCCGATGTAAGTGAACTCATTATGAAGAGGAATGACCTTACCAATAATGATATAAACTGGCTGGTTGCCCACCAGGCCAATCAAAGGATCGTGAGTGCCACCGCCAACAGGATGAAACTTGAAGACGAAAAGGTGCTTATGAACATTGAACGTTATGGGAATACCACCTCTGCCACATTACCGCTTTTACTCAGCGATTTTGAACAACAATTTAAAAAAGGAGATAATATAGTCTTTGCCACATTTGGAGGCGGATTCACCTGGGGGTCTATCTATCTTAAATGGGCTTATAATTCTTAA